The following nucleotide sequence is from Solanum dulcamara chromosome 7, daSolDulc1.2, whole genome shotgun sequence.
ATGAAAAGTGATGAGTACCTTTCGAGAAAACTCTTGAAAAAAGTAAGGGAAGGATTTTGTAAGATTGAAGGGTTCTCTTTGCAAAGCTCCACAAAATGTCTTAGGTCTTCAAGCTTCTCGTTATCCATCATCGTCCCCACTAGTCCACTCTCTTTCTCTCTGTGTCTTTCTTAGTCAATTTCCACAAACTTTGATACCGagggtttttctttttttcctcagcaattacattttaaaaatatttttctgtttgtctttcattttattatttttttaagatcaAAAATACATTAACTACTTACTACATTAGATATTTGCATTTTTTATTTGAACTATCATCAGTTATTTCTCTCCACTCTCAAGATTATCGTACAAAAAGAGAGTCTAGAAATTTTATTTCAGACGCACACAACTACAGTGACATaaattatgtgagaattgtcccaATTTGACTAATGTTCTTGTGACCTGAAATTCAAGGTCTTGGGAAAAGAAATTCTACTTTAGTCGTCAAAAATAGGACAAATTTCTCATTTGTCCTAATATATCGTTATCACCATGTCCCTTTATGCcaaaaaaagatgatatcaGTATTTTGTCGTGCTTTGAAATTCTTCCCTCCGTGGTACAAAATGGTGTGAATTTACATGAACTATCTTTCCCAGCTTCCACACTTGTACAAAGTGGCTAACAGGAGGGGGGAAAAAAGGTGGCTAACAGAAGAATAAAAACATAactttgaagaaaaataatgcTTCTTTACATTGGCAAAAATGGAAAACCTACAAAAAGCTTTTCATCAGAGATTAGGCTCTGATAACAATTACAAGAAAAAACAACCTAGAGTAATTGTATCTAAGAAAAAACTTTAGTATTGAGGTCAAAACGAACACAATTTAATTGCTTAAATAATCTTTCTGGCACACTCTTCATTTTGTGTCTACATTATTTTGCCACCTTTAGCAATTCACCATCTTACTTGACCAAATTGATTATGTGAGGAGGACAAGAGCCTGAAGAATTCATAGAGAGGCTTCTGCTACCAAGTCCAGGAGTGCTGCTACATTCTGGGGATTGCTTGCTGTTGGGAGGATAAGGGGATGCACTTATTACCCTGGATTTCAGGAACACCATAAGCTTAGAGAGGAGACAAGAAAAGTAATCAACTGCTTGaataaatgaaaacaaaattaccTTTCCTTGCGCTTCTCCAAGAACCGAGCCAATGATGCCTTGCGTGCCTGAGGCACAGCTGCAAATGAGAAATGGGCAATTATTATACTGACATAATGTACGAGTGAAAAAAGTGGTCAAGAATCTTTGTGATCAAGCAATTCGGTTAGGAAAGCACGAGAATATACCTGATGGAACGAGGGAGGCAGGACAAGATCCTATGGGACTGGCAACTTTGGAAGGTTCTGCTTTAACAGAAGGAGACGGAAGAACTCCTATTGATTTGATAATAGTTACTCCATTTGTATTACTAGACACTATGCCAGATTGCGAGCCACCATGGGATGTTAAAGAAATGGGGCTGGCATGAGTAGGTGTTGTATTACGGTACTGATTCACGACAAAAGAGTCAATGGCAGAGGACTTAGGTATAGGCGCCTGAACTGGAGATAGAGTAGATGTGGTTGCATTTGGTGCAACAGGTGGTGCATTTCCAGCAAGCAACATAATAGCTTGAGCCTaatccaaaagaagagaaacaatTGCTAAGATAGTGAACATAAGATAAATTCATGAGACCAATATCAAAGAGAACCTAACGGTCTAGAACAGTTACCTTCTCTGGTGAAACATTGTCATAAACACAGACAGAACCACCATAAAAGATGGTCAACTGGGCAGGACCTGGGGGAGTCTTGGGAGCACCTCTGCCAATAAACATCCACAACAAACTCAGCGTCTCCCTTCAGTAAAAGTTTTCTCAATAGACATTTTATATCAATGTTAGCTAACATACCTTAAATCAGTGGTGCCCACGACAGCGCTACTAGATGGAACGGCTGAAATGGGGCTAGCAACCGTAGGTCCCGCACCAGGGAGTTGATTTACAGTAGTTATCAGATTCTGTCCAACAGGAGAAAGAAAAGACTTATGACCAGGTATAGTCATA
It contains:
- the LOC129896052 gene encoding protein TIFY 6B isoform X2 encodes the protein MERDFMGLTVKKEVLEEPIDPAPVRSSAMQWSFSKNMSAHPQYLSFKIAPEDKPKIGFDSLASTGLVTITTTEAVDSSHRTYSDVTQNLITTVNQLPGAGPTVASPISAVPSSSAVVGTTDLRGAPKTPPGPAQLTIFYGGSVCVYDNVSPEKAQAIMLLAGNAPPVAPNATTSTLSPVQAPIPKSSAIDSFVVNQYRNTTPTHASPISLTSHGGSQSGIVSSNTNGVTIIKSIGVLPSPSVKAEPSKVASPIGSCPASLVPSAVPQARKASLARFLEKRKERVISASPYPPNSKQSPECSSTPGLGSRSLSMNSSGSCPPHIINLVK
- the LOC129896052 gene encoding protein TIFY 6B isoform X1, whose amino-acid sequence is MERDFMGLTVKKEVLEEPIDPAPVRSSAMQWSFSKNMSAHPQYLSFKIAPEDKPKIGFDSLASTGLVTITTTEAVDSSHRTYSDVTQKNMMLERQGGTHYTTTTFPPHHYDAHSVHRSHGVRVLPVANPSNQISISMTIPGHKSFLSPVGQNLITTVNQLPGAGPTVASPISAVPSSSAVVGTTDLRGAPKTPPGPAQLTIFYGGSVCVYDNVSPEKAQAIMLLAGNAPPVAPNATTSTLSPVQAPIPKSSAIDSFVVNQYRNTTPTHASPISLTSHGGSQSGIVSSNTNGVTIIKSIGVLPSPSVKAEPSKVASPIGSCPASLVPSAVPQARKASLARFLEKRKERVISASPYPPNSKQSPECSSTPGLGSRSLSMNSSGSCPPHIINLVK